One window from the genome of Cryptococcus deuterogattii R265 chromosome 10, complete sequence encodes:
- a CDS encoding transcription initiation factor TFIID subunit 9/adenylate kinase encodes MTTHHPRTLPIILITGTPGTGKTLHSQLLVSELSDADSPIPMKHLNIGDIVKEHGFHEGWDEEWKCWIVDEERLLDWLEEVVNPTDGPAENGFVIDHHDPSLFPERWIDLAVVLTCDNSILHDRLTARNYPDNKISENITAEIMMTCLNETRESYAEEIVVQLQSEGKDDGEVEENVRRIAQWAENWRRDQQEEES; translated from the exons ATGACCACCCACCACCCCCGCACACTTCCTATCATCCTTATAACCGGTACCCCAGGTACCGGCAAGACCTTGCACTCCCAACTTCTAGTCTCTGAACTTTCAGATGCCGATTCACCTATACCCATGAAACACCTCAACATTGGAGATATCGTCAAGGAGCATGGATTCCatgaaggatgggatgaggaatggaagTGCTGgattgttgatgaggagagatTGTTGGATTGGTTGGAGGAAGTTGTGAACCCCACAGATGGACCGGCTGAGAATG GGTTTGTTATTGACCACCATGATCCTTCGCTCTTCCCCGAACGATGGATTGACCTTGCAGTTGTCCTTACTTGTGACAATAGTATTTTGCATGACCGCCTGACTGCACG TAACTACCCTGACAACAAGATTTCCGAAAATATCACTGCGGAGATCATGATGACTTGTCTCAATGAAACTCGCGAATCGTATGCTGAGGAGATTGTTGTCCAGCTTCAGAGTGAGGGtaaagatgatggggaagtggaagaaaacGTCAGGAGGATAGCGCAATGGGCGGAGAACTGGAGACGAGATcagcaggaagaagagtcatAG
- a CDS encoding nuclear transport factor 2, with the protein MSDPTSIAQQFTQFYYQQFDSDRNGLASLYRDTSMLTWESTQIQGAAAITEKLVSLPFQKVQHKVVTIDAQPSSPQVASLIVLVTGQLLVDDGQNPLQFTQVFHLIPEGGSYFVFNDVFRLNYG; encoded by the exons ATGTCTGACCCCACCTCCATTGCTCAGCAATTCACTC AGTTCTACTACCAGCAGTTCGACTCCGACCGTAATGGTCTTGCGTCTCTTTAC AGGGATACATCTATGTTGACTTGGGAGTCTACTCAAATTCAAGGTGCCGCTGCGATCACCGAGAAGCTCGTT AgccttcccttccaaaaAGTCCAACACAAGGTCGTTACCATCGACGcccaaccttcttctcctcaggTCGCTTCTCTCATTGTGCTCGTTACCGGACAATTGCTCGTTGATGACGGTCAGAACCCTCTCCAATTCACTCAGGTCTTCCAC TTGATACCCGAAGGCGGCAGCTATTTCGTCTTCAACGACGTTTTCAGGCT CAACTACGGATAG